DNA sequence from the Flavobacteriales bacterium genome:
GACATACCTACCGAGATGATAAATCGATTCCCGAAGAAATCCGTGGGAACACCACGTTTAAGATGGATAATGATATCCAAGTAAACGCCACAGGAAGCATCGGTGATAAACTGAATTTGAATACTGATTTCCTTACCAAATCCCTTTTTGGAAGAAGAAATGAAGTAAACCTTACCTATGAAGGAGAAGAGGACGAAATTATTAAACTGGTTCAGTTAGGAAATGTCAATATGCCTCTTCCCGGAACGTTAATTACGGGTTCTCAAGATCTTTTTGGAGTTAAAACACAACTTCAATTTGGTCCTACAAAAGTAACCGCAGTAATTTCTGAACAAAGAACAGAAAGTAAATCGATCCAAGTAGAAAATGGAGGACAAAAAACCCGTTTTGAGTTCTATGCGGATAATTATGACGATAACCGTCACTTTTTTGTAGATCCATATTTCTATAATAACTACGACAAGTCATTAGAGCAGATGCCATTTGTGAACTCATTGGTGCAAATTACCAAAATGGAAGTTTGGATTACCAATACCCGAGCAAATGTGGATGACCTTAGAGATGTATTTGCACTTACAGACGTAGGAGGAGATGGAAGTATATTGCCAGATAATAAGAACAATAACCTAAATCCTCAAGATTTAGTAGCTGCCAATGGAGATTTTAGAGTTTTTAGTAACCTAAATTCAGCCGCAAGTTCTCAAGGTCTTAAAATATTAAAAGACTACGAAAAGATTGAAAAAGCTCGAAAATTACAACCGAACGAATATACTTTTCATCCACAATTAGGATATGTTTCTTTAAACAGAAAACTGAACGATGGAGAGGTTTTGGCCGTAGCTTTTCAATATACCTACAATGGAGAAGTGAAACAAGTAGGAGAATTTTCTGATCAACTACTTTCTCCAAATACCTTAATGTTGAAACTCGTAAAGCCTACTATTCTAGATATAAGTCATCCTACTTGGAAACTGATGATGAAGAATATTTATAGGTTAGATGCATATCAAGTTGATAGAGAAGATTTTGAGTTAAATGTTTTATATAAGCAGCCTTCATCGGGAACAAAACTGAGATACCTTCCAGAAGACGGAATGAAGAAAAAGCAGCTAATAGAAGTGCTTAATCTTGATAATTTGAATGCCAATGGTGATCAAGGAAGAGATGGTTTTTTCGATTTTATTGATAATCCACCACTAACAGTAGATCCTAGTAAAGGAAGAATTATTTTCCCGATGGTAGAACCCTTTGGAAGTTATATCAAAAATAAAATATTAGAACTCACAACTTTAACCAGTGAACAAGCTGATGCTTATGCTTTTGATGAACTTTACTCTGGAACACAGAATGATGCCCAGCAGAAACCAGAAAAAAATAGATTCATCATCCAAGGAGCTTATAAATCTCAGTTTGGATCAGAAATTACGATTCAAGGGGCATTTAACCTTAAAAAAGGTTCTGTAGTTGTAAAACAAGGATCCGAAAAACTGGTTGAGGGGAAAGATTTTATTGTAGATTATAATGTAGGACGAGTTTCTATTATTAACGAAAGTAAGCTCAACTCAGGAACTCCTATTACAATAAGTGTAGAGTCTGAATCAATTGCATTAAACACCAAAAGATTCATCGGTTTAAGAGTGGATCATCAAGTAAATGACAAATTGGTTCTAGGTGGATCATTTGTAAGTCTAAGAGAAACACCATTGACTAATAAAGTAAACTTTGGTCAAGAACCACTCAATAACAGTATTTGGGGAATAGATGGAACGTATCAAACAGAAGTACCCGCTTTAACGAGGTTGGTAGATAAATTACCATTTTATGAAACTACGGCAAAATCAAACATATTTGTGGATGCCGAATTTGCACAGTTTTTACCCGGTCACCCTTCTATAATTGATGTAGATGCAGGAGGAACTTCTTATTTAGATGATTTTGAAAACGGAGAAGTAAAACTTTCTATTTTATATCCTTATAACTGGAGATTATCTTCAATTCCATTGGGAACAGATAATAGTGGAGGTTTATTTCCTGAAGCAGAAAAATACAACGATATAAAATCTGGTTTTAACCGAGCTCATTTACAATGGTTTCAAATTAGTGATTTATTTTACCAAAGAACAGCACCTGCAAACATCAAAGATAATGATGTGATTTTGACGGATCCTTACCAAAGAGATATTCGTAAAACAGAAATTTTTGAGAACAAAGATTTAGCTGCAAATGAAATTGATAGAATCAGACCGCTAAACCTTGTTTTTGATCCTACTGAGCCAGGTCCTTATAATTTTGATGTAGATGCTACCGATGTTTCTAAAGGACTTACTGATGAGGGAAAACTAGCAGATCCTAAAACCCGTTGGGGAGGAATGATGCAGTTCATTAATAATTCAGATTGGGAAGCAAGCAATGTAGAGTATATTGAGTTTTGGATGATGGATCCATATATCAATCAGCCAGATCATAAGGGAGGAAATTTCTATATCAATATCGGAAATATAAGCGAAGATATTTTACAAGATTCCAGAAAATCTTTTGAAAACGGACTTCCAACACCCAATAGTACTTCTACGATAGATACAACGGCATGGGGATTGGTTTCAAATTCTCAGATTTTTACCAGAAATTTTGATAATACAGACGGAGCCATACAGGATGTTGGATACGATGGAATGAATGATGAACAAGAAGCCAATTTTGCACCAGTGGCTGGAGATATTAAGTTACCCTATCTTAAAAGACTTTCTCAAAAGATAGATGATAACGGAGTCTATTTTCAAAAAAGATATAATGACCCTGCAAACGATAATTATATCCACTTTTTGGGTTCACAATGGGATGATAAAAATGCAGATATTATCACAAGATACTCTCAGTATAATGGAATGGAAAACAATACCTTCAATGATTATATAGGAAACGGATCTACTGTTCCAGATCTTGAAGATATAGATAGAAACAACACACTAAACGAAACACAAGGATATTATCAATACAAGGTGAGCCTAGATCCAGATAGTATGACGCTTGATCATCCTTATATTGTTCAGAAAAAAGAAAATAAAGGACCCTTAAACAATACAGATTGGTATCTTTTTAGAATTCCGATTAGAAATTATCATCAAAAATTCGGAAATGTATCAGATTTTAAATCGATTCGTTTTCTAAGATTCTTTCTTCATGGATTTGAGGAGGAAGTAAAATTAAGATTTGCAACACTAAGTACCGTTAGAGGAAACTGGAGACAGCTCGATAATATTGTAGATGAGACAGATAAGGAAGCACCGAGTGCAAGCTTTCAGATTTCTTCTGTAAATATTGAAGAACACGCTAATAAAGAGCCAATTCCTTATGTGTTGCCTCCAGGAATTACTCGTGAATTAATAGCAGGAGCAAATAGTAGATTAATCCAAAATGAGCAATCACTTTCTCTTAGAGTTTGTGATTTACCTGAGGGAAAAAGTAAGGCAACGTATAGAAATTTTGGTGTAAACCTTAATAACTATAAAAATCTCCAAATGTTTGTACATGCCGAAGAACTCAATGGACTCCCGTTGAATGATGGGGATGTTTCCGTGTATGTAAGATTAGGTTCGGATTATCAAGAAAACTATTATGAATATGAGATTCCTTTAGAAATCACCAAAGGAGCTACCTCAGACCCAGAGGCAATATGGCCTTCGAAAAATAGATTGAATATTGAGCTCCAAAAATTAATTGAACTCAAACTAGAACGTAATAAAAAAATTGTTTCTACAGCAGGACAGCCTGATGAAGTTTCTTTTTCAAAAAGATACAAAACCATACTCAATGGAAATAATGTATATATAAAAGGTAACCCTACCTTGTCGGAGGTTCAAAACGTAATGATAGGGGTGAGAAACACCAGTAATGACGGAGATAAATGTGCCGAAATTTGGGTAAATGAACTTAGAATGTCGGGGATAGAACAAGAAAGCAGTATCGCTTTTAGAGGGCAGTTTAAAACAAATTTTGCCGATTTTGCCGATTTAAATTTAAGTGGATCTTATACTGAGGCAGGTTTTGGAGCATTGGATCAAAGTCTTAGAGAAAGAAAATTTGAAACAGTAAGAGATTTTTCTGTGAACACCACATTACAAGCAGGAAAATTGTTTCCAAAAAATTGGGGAATTAATTTACCCGTATATTATGGAATCACTGATTTGAAAACGACTCCAAAGTTTAATCCACTCGATCAAGATGTTGAATACCAAGAAGCACTAGATAATGCTCCCACAGAAGAACTGCGAGCACAAATTCAAAATAGTGCTGAAACAGTTTCTAAATACACCAATTTTAATGTAGCAAACTTTAGTGTAAAGCCAAAAATGAAAGGAAACCCGATATACAATCCTGGGAATGTAAACCTTTCTTTTTCGCACACAAAACTAGAAGAACGCTCACCAACAATTGAAAGAAACCTAGAAGAAAGAACCAAAGCTAAAGTAGCTTATGCATATTCTCCAAAAGTGAAACCAATAAGACCTTTTAGTAAAATAGGCTTTATTAAAAAATCAAAACTTTTGAGACCCATTAAGGAATTAAATATCGGTTTAATTCCAAGTTCATTTTCTTATAGCTATGTGGTAAATAGAACTTTTAGAGAAAACAAAATTCGCTCGGTGCGTACTTTGGGCGATGATTCAGAACCTTTTGAATTCGATCCGATTTTTAGCCAGTCTTTAACAATGGATCAAAATATTGGGATAAAACATGATTTAACAAAATCTTTAAAGTTAAACCTCAATGCTACCACAAATATGGTTTGGGAAGGAGATAAGCTTGATGAGCCAACTCCACAACGTGAATGGGTAAACGCTGCACTGAGAGGAGATTCGATAAGAACATATCACCAAGATTTTAATGCAAATTACACTTTGCCATTACGCTATTTTCCAGTTTTAGATTTTATTTCGGGTAGAGCGTCTTATAAAGCAGCTTATGACTATATAGGAGCAAACTCAATCACCAATAGATTTGGAAACACCATTCAAAACCAAAGAGATATTCAATTGAATGCTAAATTGGACCTGAAAAAGCTCTATAAAAAAATCCCTGGGGTAAAAAGATACTATAATGTAAAGCCAAAAAAGAAAAAGAAAAAATCTTTAAAAACTTCGAAAAAACTTACAGAGCTCAAAACATTAAACAAACAAGATACCCTAAAGGATAAAAATGGAGTAAACCTCTCTCCAGAGGAGAATGAAAAAGAAAAAGCAAAACTCCAAAAGAGTATTGATAAACTGAATAAAAAACTCAAAAAACAAAGAGAAAAAGAGAAAAAACAAGCAGAAAGAGCCCGTAAAAGAAGAAAGAACAAGGATAAATTTAATCCAGTAGAAACTTTGGTGAAATTAATAACCTCTGTAAAAAAGATAGATGGAACTTATACACAGTCTAGAGGGATGGATTTGCCAGGATTCAAGCACGATGCAGAAAGGTTTGGATCTTCAGGGAGTTTTACACAACCTACTCTTGGTTTTATGTTCGGGCAGCAAGATCGTTTTGGTACTCATAATGAAAATTTGATAGATTATGCGGGAAGAAACAAATGGATTGTTACAGATTTTAATCTGAATTCACAGTATAACGAAATCATCAAGGAAAAGCTGAATTTAACAGCTCGTGTGGAACCATTAAAACGATTCACAATAAATTTAACTGCCAATAGAGATTATTCAAAAAGAACCTCTTTCTTATTTAAAAATATCCATGATGATCCTTTAGTAACACCAGAATTTAGAGTGTTAAATACCAATGAAACGGGGCAGTTTTCTATGACGAGTTTTACATTAAATACGGCCTTTACGGATGCCGATGAGTTATTTAATACCTTCTTGGAAAACAGAAAAATAATTGCAGATCGAGTAGCAAAAGACTATCAGCAACAATATACCCCAAATCAGTCAATTCAATATTCTGATGAATTTCCAGTAGGATTCAATGGAAGATCTCAAGAAGTATTGATTCCTACTTTTTTGGCGACGTATTCTGGAAGAAATGTTAACAGTTCAGATTTAGGTAAATTCCCTGCTATTCCACTGCCAAATTGGAATATCAGATATGATGGTCTAAAAGACATCAAGTGGTTAAAAAAGAGCATAAGTCGTTTGTCGCTTTCTTCTTCTTATACCTCAAAATACACCATCAGTTCATTCCAAAGAAATTTATTGTTTGACCAAACCAACAATAAATTTGTATATGGAGCAAATGATAACAAAGATTTAAGTGGAAACTTTATTCCAGAATATCAAATAAACCAAGTGGTGATCTCAGAAAAACTGACTCCGCTAAAAATTGACTTGAAACTCAGAAGCGGATTTAGTTTTAATACAGAATACAAAACAAGTAGAGATATAAGTTTAAATATAGACAATAGCCAGATGCTAGAAAGAAATACCTACTCCTATGTAATAGGTGCAGGATATTCTATAAACGATGTGAAATTATTTAAAGGAGGATTGGGTAAATCTAAAATCCCAAGAAGAATGGAGTTTAAATTCAACCTTGGAATTAACCAAGATAGATCCTTGATAAGAAATATTTATGATTCAGCTTCTCAAGTGAGTGCGGGTAGAAGACAATTCACACTTTCTTCTAGTATTGCTTATACCATAAATGAATTTTTAAACGGATCTGTTTATTTTGATAGAAACAATAGTTTAAACTTTGTTCAAGCAAGTTTTGGAACTACTCAAAGTGTATTTGGGTTCAAAATCCGTTATACTTTAAATCAAAAGTAAAAATGTTTTTGGATTTTAATACGTATTATTTGAGATTGAAAACGTATTTTTGGAAAAAATTTTGACGTAAAACAAGATGGAAGGAATCGATAAACTAAAGTACACAAAGGACCACGAATGGGTTCGTGTAGAAGGTGATGTAGCCTACGTAGGAATTACAAAATTTGCTCAAGGAGAACTTGGCGATATCGTATATGTAGATATCGAATCTGAGGGAGAAGACCTAGAAGAAGGTGAAGTTTTTGGAACAGTTGAAGCGGTAAAAACAGTTTCAGATTTGTTTATGCCTATTTCTGGTGAAATCGTTGAATTTAACGAAGAGCTAGAGACTACACCAGAACTCGTAAATCAAGAGCCATTTGGAAAAGGATGGATGATTAAAATAGCTATTTCAAAACCAGAGGAATTGGATACTCTAATGAGTAGAGAAGCGTATTTAGACCTAATTGGATAAAACGATCTTAAATAAAATTTTTTGGTGGACAGTTTTTGGGGTAATAACTTTTGGGAGTTTAGCCCCATCTGATAATATTCCACCAGAAATCTCAACTTTAAACGACAAATGGCTACATTTTTTTATGTATGCCATTTTTTGTACGGCAGCTTGGAGCGGTCTTATTGCATACCATAAAAACATTCTCGAGACTCAACGTGTTCTCTTAGCGTATGTTTTTTCAATTTTTTACGGTGGATTTATGGAACTCATGCAATATTATGTCGTACCAGGTCGTTATGGAGATATATTGGATTTCGTAGCAAATACTATTGGAAGCAGTCTCAGTGTTACTTTAATTTTAATTTATCAGTGGATTGCTAAAAAAATGAAGTAGGTCGATATTCCATTAACATTTTTTGCATAATTTAGTGACGAATTCTCAAACAATACAGGAAAACGTATGATAGAAAAGAAAAATCCTAAGAAAGATCTTGAGAACAAAAGATTGACTTTTGTCCTGATCGGTCTTGTAATTGCCTTATTAGTTTCCTATTCGGCAATTAACTATAAAGTCTATGAAAAATCTGAATCAGCAGGTTTGGGTGAATTAGTAGTTGAGCAAATAGATGACGAAGAAGTAACCGTAACTCAGGAACAGAAAACACCGCCACCACCGCCACCGCCACCGCCACCACCAGTAGTAGTTGTAGTAGATGACAAAGTGGAGATTAAAGAAGAGGCTATTTTCCAAGACGCAGAAACCGATGAAGAAGAAGAAATCGAAATTGTGGAGGAGGAAGAAGAAGTTGAAACAGATGAAGTATTTAACTTTGCCGTTGTAGAAGACAAGCCTGTATTTCCTGGATGTGAGAAAGAGAAAACGAAAGCTGAAAAATCGAAGTGTTTTAACATGAGTGTAATGAAGCACGTTAGAAAAGTTTTCAAATACCCAAAGCTTGCAAAGCAAATGGGAACACAAGAAAAGGTATATGTAGAATTTGTTATCGGAAAATCTGGTAAAATAGAATCTACAAGAATCCTAAGAGGGAAAGACAAACACTTAAAAGCAGAAGCGATAAGAATTGTGAAATCACTCCCAAAAATGAAACCAGCAAAACAAAGAGGAAAAGCTGTAAAAATGAAATATACGCTACCTATCAACTTTAAGTTGAAATAAGAGAAACGTATTATTCGGAGAATATATAAAACCACTTTCAAAATTTATTTGAAAGTGGTTTTTTTAATTAAGCTTTTTTGAATTCATACAAGAATGTAATATATTCGGAACAAATAAAAACACAATCATGGCTAAAAATAAATTTGCTTTTATAGGTTTTGGAGATCTAGGCTTACAACTATACCACTTGGTATTAGACTCAGTTACTAATATTGATGAAATGATTGTTTTTGATGATCAGCTAAACCCTAATACTTATGAATTTATTGATTCAATTCATCCTTTTTTAAACTATAGTGATCATCAATTTGAAAATTACCAATTTGTAATTGCATTAGGGTATAAACACTTGATTTTAAAGCAAAGAATAATGGATGAACTACTTTCAAAGGGACGAATAGTGCCTAATATCATTCATTCAACATGTTTTATACACCCCACAGTTATTATAGGGAATGGAAATGTATTTTATCCTTTATCAAATATTGATATCAACGTGGAGATTGGAAATGGGAATTTGTTTAATAATAGCGTAGTCATTTCTCATGACAACAAAATAGGTCATTCAAATTTTGTTGCTCCATCAGCTTGTTTTTGCGGTGCCGTGAAGATCGGAAATCAAAATTTCATTGGAGCACATGCCACTATTTCAAATTCAATAAAAATAGGTTCAAATTGTGCCATTTATCTGCGAACAGCGGTAACCAAAAATTTAGAAGATGGGGAAGCTGCAATTGGGTATCCAATGAAAAAGTTAAAAAACAAGCTCGTCTTAAAATAATACCATTTACGGTATTAATTTACTCACTGTTTAAGCCCCCTTAGAAGAGCTTGTCCCGATTTATCATTGCATTATGTCGACAGTTTATTAAAACTCATTTGTGAACGCAGTGTAACAAAAGCTTACTTAACAAGTAATCTGGTATTAATTAATTTAAACAGATTCCTTTATCGAGTAATTAGGTTTTTTGGTAGTTTTTAAGTTTATTCTGTGAATGTATTCACCCACAATTCCTAGTCCAAGTAATATAAAACTGACTCCAAACCCTATAACTATCATCAAGGATGGGAAACCAGAAAGTAAGTCATCAAGTAAAAATTTCCTAACGATAATATATATAGAATAGCAAATTGTAGAGATTAAAGTAAAAATGGATAAATAGGATAACATTCTAATAGGAATAATAGAAAAAGTAACAAAAATGTTAATAGAATGCTCAATGAGTTTCTTTACTGTATAAGAACTTGTTCCTCCCATTCGTTCTTGATGCTCTACTTTAGTAGAAGAAGTATTTGTGGTAATCCAGCTAATATAACCATCTAGGAATGTATAAGAATTTTGCATGGTGGTTAACTGCTTGGCGATAGATGATTTTATTAATCTAAAAGCTGTGTAGTTTTTGTCTAAACCAGGAATAGAAACTTCCAGAAGTTTAGCCATAATATTTGAAGTTAAATTCCTAAAACCAGAATGTTTTAATTGATGATAAACCCCATAAACAACATCATAGTTTCCTTCTTTTTGGTGAGCGATCAAGTTGCGAATATCTTTGGGTTGATGCTGCAAATCTTCATCCATAGTAATGATATAGTCCCCTTTAGATTGTTCTATTCCGCAAATAATTGCATTGTGTTGTCCAAAGTTTTTGGATAAATGAATTCCTTTTACAATATCTGGGTGTTGTTTTTGGATTTCAACGATGGTTTCCCAAGATTGATCAGGACCACAATCATATACGAATATTATTTCTAATGAATCCTTTTGAAAATCGTTGAGAATACGCTCTGTGAGGCTTTTAATTGTTTTCTCTCCATGATAAACAGGGATAATAATAGAATAAAACATATCTTACTTTTGATAGATTAAATATCCAGCTCGCTCACTAGATTTACTAACTAATTTTTCATCGAATAAACCTTCAGTTTCAGTAATAACTTGGTAGCCTGAATCATTTTTTACTTGGTCTATTCTATTCGTATTTTGATTAGATTTAAAGATCACTCCCGAAGCTTTTTTATTTGAATTAAATGGAGTTATTTGTTCCCCCAAAGCAATGCGAATACAATTTTTAGTAAAATCATAGCCAGTGGAGAGGTAAACTAAATCAGATCCTATAAAATCGCCTCCCATTCTAGCACCTACTTCTATACAATGTACAGAAGAATTGTCAACTTTTACTTCTACATGAGATGCTCCTTCTTGGATATTCAGTCCTTCGAGTAAATTAGGAACTAAATCAAGAATTTTAGCTAATTGTTGGTTACTTAGATTTAATGGTGGTTGCAAGTGTGCTGTTTCCACAAAGTGAGGAGCACCTGTTGTTACTTTCTCTGTAATAGCCAACACTGTGTGAACTCCATTTTGAGAAATACATTCCACACTATATTCATTTCCTTCAATGAAATCTTCTATAATACATTTTTTAGCAAAAGAAATATCTATTGCCGTTTTCATTTTATCAAAGGCATTTTCTCCAATTTCAAGTACACTTACTCCAGCACTTCCAGATCTGTCAATTGGTTTAATTATTTGACGCGTTTCAAATGTTAAAGAAGCAGGTTCTGAATAGAGTTTGAATTTCGGACAAGGTAGGTTTCTTTTTTGTAATTCAAATCTCATTTTGTATTTATCGGCACATATTTCTCCACAGTTAATGGAGTTTGAAGGCAAATTGAGCTTTTGGGCGATATAGAACCAAGGATTAACGGCAACATCAGAGGCAATTGATAGAATTCCGTCAATATTTTCTTGTTCGCATACTTTGAGTATTTCATCTTTTTCTAATATAGAAATGGGATAAAACTTATCGGCGATATTAGCACAAACGGCACCCTCTGCCCATGCAAACCCAATGGTGAAATGCCCCATTTCTTTTGCTTTTCGGTACAAAGGTTCTTGTAAATATGAAGCTCCTAAAATTGCAAGTCTTTTCATTGGTTTTTGTTTTTTATACAAGAGAATTATTTGCGTTTCAATTTAAAAATGGCCAATTCAGAATAATCTGAAGTCATATAACTACTTCCAAGTTTTCGAAGATATTGATCGATAAATAGTTGATGTTCATTTTGCTTTTTTGGATATTTAGCAATAGTTTCTATGTCATAATGTGATTTGAAGTACTCCAGTTTAGGGTCTGTGTTTGAAGTAAGAACATATTCTGGATCAGTATTTTTACAGAAGTATTCTACACGCTCTTTTGCAAATTTTCCTAGTTGAAAAAAATACATATCTCGTTTTTTTTCCCGTAAAGCATAAAAGAATTCGAAATCAGCAACTGTTACAGCACCTTCAGGAATATGTTTCTCTACCATAGATTGAATGGGCTTATGCGAGCGGTTTGTATTGAGTATATGATATGCAAATTTACTAGAAAACATAAATAAATTCAAAAATAGAATGGCAGGAAGCATCAAATGCCCAATTTTCCATTTTGAAGCCATAGCATTGGAAATAATCGTGAAAATGATTAATGTGGACACCAGTCCGAAATGTCCACCATGATCACTGATGATGAGTAAAAATAAGGTGCTGATTATCCCAAAATTTATTGTCAGAAATTTTTCTTGT
Encoded proteins:
- a CDS encoding VanZ family protein, whose product is MDKTILNKIFWWTVFGVITFGSLAPSDNIPPEISTLNDKWLHFFMYAIFCTAAWSGLIAYHKNILETQRVLLAYVFSIFYGGFMELMQYYVVPGRYGDILDFVANTIGSSLSVTLILIYQWIAKKMK
- the sprA gene encoding cell surface protein SprA — translated: MSFRRYSFYSFLLWVFILVGDFQVLAQDVDSLLFPPEKPSNYSDSVGYDGASGTYNVQGGIGGVYLDPPSVMDLDEYKKYNQEAILNKNWRDLANSRDTDYGLGKNKNSKLKKLAKEQFDNLIPEYKLIKENIGKIFGDDAKFDMKLQGSVELDFQFRHTYRDDKSIPEEIRGNTTFKMDNDIQVNATGSIGDKLNLNTDFLTKSLFGRRNEVNLTYEGEEDEIIKLVQLGNVNMPLPGTLITGSQDLFGVKTQLQFGPTKVTAVISEQRTESKSIQVENGGQKTRFEFYADNYDDNRHFFVDPYFYNNYDKSLEQMPFVNSLVQITKMEVWITNTRANVDDLRDVFALTDVGGDGSILPDNKNNNLNPQDLVAANGDFRVFSNLNSAASSQGLKILKDYEKIEKARKLQPNEYTFHPQLGYVSLNRKLNDGEVLAVAFQYTYNGEVKQVGEFSDQLLSPNTLMLKLVKPTILDISHPTWKLMMKNIYRLDAYQVDREDFELNVLYKQPSSGTKLRYLPEDGMKKKQLIEVLNLDNLNANGDQGRDGFFDFIDNPPLTVDPSKGRIIFPMVEPFGSYIKNKILELTTLTSEQADAYAFDELYSGTQNDAQQKPEKNRFIIQGAYKSQFGSEITIQGAFNLKKGSVVVKQGSEKLVEGKDFIVDYNVGRVSIINESKLNSGTPITISVESESIALNTKRFIGLRVDHQVNDKLVLGGSFVSLRETPLTNKVNFGQEPLNNSIWGIDGTYQTEVPALTRLVDKLPFYETTAKSNIFVDAEFAQFLPGHPSIIDVDAGGTSYLDDFENGEVKLSILYPYNWRLSSIPLGTDNSGGLFPEAEKYNDIKSGFNRAHLQWFQISDLFYQRTAPANIKDNDVILTDPYQRDIRKTEIFENKDLAANEIDRIRPLNLVFDPTEPGPYNFDVDATDVSKGLTDEGKLADPKTRWGGMMQFINNSDWEASNVEYIEFWMMDPYINQPDHKGGNFYINIGNISEDILQDSRKSFENGLPTPNSTSTIDTTAWGLVSNSQIFTRNFDNTDGAIQDVGYDGMNDEQEANFAPVAGDIKLPYLKRLSQKIDDNGVYFQKRYNDPANDNYIHFLGSQWDDKNADIITRYSQYNGMENNTFNDYIGNGSTVPDLEDIDRNNTLNETQGYYQYKVSLDPDSMTLDHPYIVQKKENKGPLNNTDWYLFRIPIRNYHQKFGNVSDFKSIRFLRFFLHGFEEEVKLRFATLSTVRGNWRQLDNIVDETDKEAPSASFQISSVNIEEHANKEPIPYVLPPGITRELIAGANSRLIQNEQSLSLRVCDLPEGKSKATYRNFGVNLNNYKNLQMFVHAEELNGLPLNDGDVSVYVRLGSDYQENYYEYEIPLEITKGATSDPEAIWPSKNRLNIELQKLIELKLERNKKIVSTAGQPDEVSFSKRYKTILNGNNVYIKGNPTLSEVQNVMIGVRNTSNDGDKCAEIWVNELRMSGIEQESSIAFRGQFKTNFADFADLNLSGSYTEAGFGALDQSLRERKFETVRDFSVNTTLQAGKLFPKNWGINLPVYYGITDLKTTPKFNPLDQDVEYQEALDNAPTEELRAQIQNSAETVSKYTNFNVANFSVKPKMKGNPIYNPGNVNLSFSHTKLEERSPTIERNLEERTKAKVAYAYSPKVKPIRPFSKIGFIKKSKLLRPIKELNIGLIPSSFSYSYVVNRTFRENKIRSVRTLGDDSEPFEFDPIFSQSLTMDQNIGIKHDLTKSLKLNLNATTNMVWEGDKLDEPTPQREWVNAALRGDSIRTYHQDFNANYTLPLRYFPVLDFISGRASYKAAYDYIGANSITNRFGNTIQNQRDIQLNAKLDLKKLYKKIPGVKRYYNVKPKKKKKKSLKTSKKLTELKTLNKQDTLKDKNGVNLSPEENEKEKAKLQKSIDKLNKKLKKQREKEKKQAERARKRRKNKDKFNPVETLVKLITSVKKIDGTYTQSRGMDLPGFKHDAERFGSSGSFTQPTLGFMFGQQDRFGTHNENLIDYAGRNKWIVTDFNLNSQYNEIIKEKLNLTARVEPLKRFTINLTANRDYSKRTSFLFKNIHDDPLVTPEFRVLNTNETGQFSMTSFTLNTAFTDADELFNTFLENRKIIADRVAKDYQQQYTPNQSIQYSDEFPVGFNGRSQEVLIPTFLATYSGRNVNSSDLGKFPAIPLPNWNIRYDGLKDIKWLKKSISRLSLSSSYTSKYTISSFQRNLLFDQTNNKFVYGANDNKDLSGNFIPEYQINQVVISEKLTPLKIDLKLRSGFSFNTEYKTSRDISLNIDNSQMLERNTYSYVIGAGYSINDVKLFKGGLGKSKIPRRMEFKFNLGINQDRSLIRNIYDSASQVSAGRRQFTLSSSIAYTINEFLNGSVYFDRNNSLNFVQASFGTTQSVFGFKIRYTLNQK
- a CDS encoding glycosyltransferase family 2 protein — translated: MFYSIIIPVYHGEKTIKSLTERILNDFQKDSLEIIFVYDCGPDQSWETIVEIQKQHPDIVKGIHLSKNFGQHNAIICGIEQSKGDYIITMDEDLQHQPKDIRNLIAHQKEGNYDVVYGVYHQLKHSGFRNLTSNIMAKLLEVSIPGLDKNYTAFRLIKSSIAKQLTTMQNSYTFLDGYISWITTNTSSTKVEHQERMGGTSSYTVKKLIEHSINIFVTFSIIPIRMLSYLSIFTLISTICYSIYIIVRKFLLDDLLSGFPSLMIVIGFGVSFILLGLGIVGEYIHRINLKTTKKPNYSIKESV
- a CDS encoding ATP-grasp domain-containing protein, whose amino-acid sequence is MKRLAILGASYLQEPLYRKAKEMGHFTIGFAWAEGAVCANIADKFYPISILEKDEILKVCEQENIDGILSIASDVAVNPWFYIAQKLNLPSNSINCGEICADKYKMRFELQKRNLPCPKFKLYSEPASLTFETRQIIKPIDRSGSAGVSVLEIGENAFDKMKTAIDISFAKKCIIEDFIEGNEYSVECISQNGVHTVLAITEKVTTGAPHFVETAHLQPPLNLSNQQLAKILDLVPNLLEGLNIQEGASHVEVKVDNSSVHCIEVGARMGGDFIGSDLVYLSTGYDFTKNCIRIALGEQITPFNSNKKASGVIFKSNQNTNRIDQVKNDSGYQVITETEGLFDEKLVSKSSERAGYLIYQK
- a CDS encoding TonB family protein — translated: MIEKKNPKKDLENKRLTFVLIGLVIALLVSYSAINYKVYEKSESAGLGELVVEQIDDEEVTVTQEQKTPPPPPPPPPPPVVVVVDDKVEIKEEAIFQDAETDEEEEIEIVEEEEEVETDEVFNFAVVEDKPVFPGCEKEKTKAEKSKCFNMSVMKHVRKVFKYPKLAKQMGTQEKVYVEFVIGKSGKIESTRILRGKDKHLKAEAIRIVKSLPKMKPAKQRGKAVKMKYTLPINFKLK
- the gcvH gene encoding glycine cleavage system protein GcvH translates to MEGIDKLKYTKDHEWVRVEGDVAYVGITKFAQGELGDIVYVDIESEGEDLEEGEVFGTVEAVKTVSDLFMPISGEIVEFNEELETTPELVNQEPFGKGWMIKIAISKPEELDTLMSREAYLDLIG